The Terriglobus sp. RCC_193 genome contains a region encoding:
- a CDS encoding ATP-dependent helicase — MSRFLEKMNPQQQEGVLTIDGPVLLLAGAGSGKTRVITHRIAHLIEDKGVPADSILAVTFTNKAAKEMAERVDGLIGHSSLAKPLISTFHSLCVRTLRRDIEALRVNGVGLTKSFAIYDESDQQAIVKQALKRLGVDDKQLKPRVALGRISWAKNHMIDPQEYFLASTNPLEERIAHIFKIYKDELNKNNAMDFDDLLLETVRLLKTSQEVRERYQRKYRYLLIDEYQDTNRPQYELMRLLSGKHGNVCVVGDEDQSIYSWRGADIKNILDFEKDFENTKIIRLEQNYRSTQIILEGAGAVVRNNTQRKGKELFTTREGGSLIGYYEAPDGENEALFIADRIATYIRETTQAGDTPKCAVLYRTNSQSRLVEESLRRYNIQYHMVGGFSFYDRAEVKDLLSYLKLVQNPNDSIALNRVVNSPPRGIGKTTMETLERIALTTGMSTWEAIDRAHEQQLLPARALTALKGFQQLIKDARAMLGENFGEVLAADAGLATETEFVGAEENASTESDASEDTSFDTSFNFGFDFGPSEERSTIAPENAHIEDASFDFGYTEEEPLALAASADSESGDTGFNFSFDGSDATPSLFDTPKQSVSFNPFEANKQQAAKKNKRTTQDMFAELREKAAPVVESSPVAPIETSTRIDGFRAPGDPATLPELIKFLNDRSGYIKQLENEGTPESFSRIENLKELANAAQDAQERGETLADFLDHAALVSDADSINMDARVTLMTLHASKGLEFPLVFLCGMEEGLFPSSRTLQDPNGLEEERRLCYVGMTRAMDTLVLTRARYRRRYGSDMPDASVGSRFLEEIPSRLVEDLGSPEDRPAFRSEYGGNRYGGNRWGKKRGDDDSGERHYSYEDEDQTGATPPQKPKSNYGLQFGAHKKPANPNSIDNIASFFGGSGKFGGGSRPKMDIPESTGSTELSRGTGVRHPKYGEGRVVSREGSGSDAKITVEFRQHGVKKLVEKFAQLEKL, encoded by the coding sequence GTGTCGCGTTTCCTGGAAAAGATGAATCCGCAGCAGCAGGAAGGCGTGCTGACGATAGACGGCCCTGTCCTTCTGCTCGCCGGTGCTGGCTCTGGTAAGACGCGTGTCATCACGCATCGTATTGCGCACCTGATCGAAGACAAAGGCGTGCCTGCCGACTCCATCCTTGCCGTTACCTTTACGAACAAGGCGGCGAAAGAGATGGCGGAGCGCGTGGACGGCCTTATTGGCCACTCGTCGCTGGCAAAGCCATTGATCTCCACGTTCCACTCGCTTTGCGTGCGCACGCTGCGTCGCGACATCGAAGCACTCCGTGTGAATGGTGTGGGGCTGACGAAGAGCTTCGCCATCTACGACGAATCCGATCAGCAGGCCATTGTGAAGCAGGCACTGAAGCGCCTTGGGGTGGATGACAAACAGTTGAAGCCGCGCGTCGCACTGGGACGCATTTCGTGGGCGAAGAACCACATGATCGATCCACAGGAATACTTCCTGGCATCGACTAACCCGCTGGAAGAGCGCATCGCACACATCTTCAAAATCTACAAAGATGAGTTGAACAAGAACAACGCGATGGATTTCGACGATCTCCTGCTGGAGACTGTGCGCCTGCTGAAGACCAGTCAGGAAGTCCGCGAACGTTATCAGCGCAAATATCGCTATCTACTCATTGACGAGTATCAGGACACCAATCGCCCTCAGTACGAGTTGATGCGATTGCTCAGCGGCAAACATGGCAACGTCTGCGTGGTGGGCGATGAAGATCAGTCCATCTATAGTTGGCGCGGCGCAGACATCAAGAACATTCTCGACTTCGAGAAAGACTTCGAAAACACGAAAATCATTCGCCTGGAACAGAACTACCGCTCCACGCAGATCATTCTCGAAGGCGCGGGAGCAGTTGTCCGCAACAACACGCAGCGCAAGGGCAAAGAGCTATTCACCACGCGCGAAGGCGGCTCGCTTATCGGCTATTACGAAGCACCCGATGGCGAGAATGAAGCGTTGTTCATTGCGGATCGCATCGCCACTTACATCCGCGAAACCACGCAAGCAGGCGATACACCAAAGTGTGCGGTGCTGTATCGCACCAATTCGCAATCGCGACTGGTAGAAGAATCGCTGCGCCGTTACAACATCCAGTACCACATGGTCGGTGGCTTCAGCTTCTACGATCGTGCGGAAGTGAAGGACCTGCTCAGCTACCTGAAGCTGGTGCAGAACCCGAACGATTCGATCGCACTCAACCGCGTCGTCAATTCACCACCACGCGGCATCGGCAAAACAACGATGGAAACGCTGGAGCGCATTGCGTTGACCACGGGTATGAGCACGTGGGAAGCGATTGACCGCGCACACGAACAGCAGCTTCTACCCGCGCGTGCACTCACCGCGCTGAAGGGTTTTCAACAACTCATCAAAGATGCGCGCGCCATGCTCGGTGAGAACTTCGGAGAAGTACTCGCTGCCGATGCAGGCCTTGCAACAGAAACAGAGTTCGTCGGCGCAGAAGAAAACGCATCCACCGAAAGTGATGCGAGCGAAGATACATCGTTCGACACCAGCTTCAATTTTGGCTTCGACTTTGGTCCCAGCGAAGAGCGCAGTACCATTGCGCCTGAGAATGCGCACATCGAAGATGCCAGCTTCGACTTCGGCTACACGGAAGAAGAGCCTCTCGCTCTGGCTGCGAGTGCCGACAGCGAAAGTGGCGATACCGGTTTCAACTTCTCGTTCGATGGCAGCGACGCCACGCCGTCACTCTTCGATACTCCGAAACAGTCGGTTTCATTCAATCCGTTTGAGGCAAACAAGCAACAGGCCGCCAAGAAGAACAAGCGGACCACCCAGGATATGTTTGCGGAGCTTCGCGAGAAGGCTGCTCCGGTCGTTGAATCGTCGCCTGTTGCACCGATTGAAACCAGCACTCGCATCGATGGTTTCCGTGCGCCCGGCGATCCGGCCACGCTGCCAGAGTTGATTAAATTCCTGAACGATCGCAGCGGCTACATCAAACAGCTTGAAAACGAAGGCACACCAGAATCCTTCAGCCGCATTGAAAACCTGAAGGAACTTGCCAACGCTGCGCAGGATGCGCAGGAACGTGGCGAAACGCTTGCTGACTTCCTGGACCACGCTGCGCTTGTCAGCGACGCCGACAGCATCAACATGGACGCGCGTGTCACGCTGATGACGCTGCATGCATCCAAGGGCCTGGAATTCCCACTGGTCTTCCTCTGCGGCATGGAAGAAGGTCTGTTCCCTTCTTCGCGCACGCTGCAGGATCCGAATGGCCTGGAAGAAGAACGCCGTCTCTGCTACGTGGGCATGACACGAGCGATGGACACGCTGGTTCTTACCCGTGCACGGTATCGTCGGCGCTACGGCTCGGATATGCCGGATGCCAGCGTGGGCTCGCGGTTCCTGGAAGAGATTCCTTCACGCCTGGTAGAAGACCTCGGCTCGCCTGAGGACCGCCCGGCCTTCCGCAGCGAATACGGCGGCAACCGTTACGGTGGCAATCGCTGGGGCAAGAAACGTGGCGACGACGACTCTGGCGAACGCCACTACAGTTACGAGGACGAGGACCAGACCGGCGCCACGCCCCCTCAGAAGCCAAAAAGCAACTACGGCCTGCAATTTGGTGCTCACAAGAAGCCCGCAAACCCCAACAGCATCGACAACATTGCCAGTTTCTTCGGCGGATCTGGGAAGTTTGGCGGTGGATCGCGCCCGAAGATGGATATCCCGGAATCCACCGGATCCACCGAATTAAGCCGCGGCACAGGCGTCCGGCACCCAAAATATGGCGAAGGCAGGGTGGTATCGCGAGAAGGTTCGGGTTCCGACGCCAAGATTACGGTAGAATTTCGACAGCACGGCGTGAAGAAGCTGGTGGAGAAGTTCGCCCAGCTTGAAAAGCTCTAA
- the kdsA gene encoding 3-deoxy-8-phosphooctulonate synthase, with translation MLNRVAVRDVTFSNALPLALIAGPCQMESRAHALEVASALKEMATRLGIGLVYKSSFDKANRTSANAARGIGLEASLPIFAEIRESLGLPTLTDVHESWQCAEVAQAVDVLQIPAFLCRQTDLLLAAAATGRTVNVKKGQFLSPQEMTHVVEKLADAKGGVLVTERGTTFGYNTLVTDMRSLPVLAQTNAPVIFDATHSVQQPGGLNGASGGQREFVPVLARAAVAVGVAGVFIETHPDPDHAPSDGPNMIALKNLPQLVEDLMAFDQLAKQRVLRG, from the coding sequence ATGTTGAATAGGGTTGCAGTCAGAGACGTTACATTTTCCAACGCTTTGCCGCTCGCGTTGATCGCCGGGCCGTGCCAGATGGAAAGCCGCGCGCATGCTCTGGAAGTTGCCTCTGCGCTGAAAGAGATGGCAACACGTCTGGGCATTGGGCTGGTATACAAGTCCAGCTTTGATAAGGCGAACCGCACCAGCGCGAACGCGGCTCGTGGCATTGGGTTGGAAGCATCGCTGCCGATTTTTGCAGAGATCCGCGAAAGCCTCGGATTACCAACGCTGACGGATGTCCATGAATCATGGCAGTGCGCGGAAGTGGCGCAGGCCGTGGATGTATTGCAGATTCCAGCGTTCCTTTGTAGACAGACGGATCTGTTGCTGGCTGCCGCTGCTACCGGTAGAACGGTCAATGTGAAGAAGGGACAGTTTCTTTCCCCACAAGAGATGACACATGTGGTGGAGAAGTTGGCCGATGCAAAGGGCGGTGTACTGGTGACGGAGCGTGGCACCACATTTGGCTACAACACGTTGGTGACGGATATGCGTTCGTTGCCGGTGTTGGCACAGACGAATGCTCCGGTGATCTTTGATGCCACGCATTCCGTGCAGCAGCCGGGTGGATTGAACGGAGCAAGTGGTGGACAACGTGAGTTTGTTCCGGTACTGGCGCGAGCTGCTGTCGCTGTGGGTGTTGCCGGCGTGTTTATTGAAACGCATCCTGATCCTGACCATGCGCCCAGCGATGGGCCAAACATGATTGCTCTGAAAAATCTGCCGCAGTTGGTGGAAGACCTGATGGCGTTTGATCAGCTTGCAAAACAGCGTGTGCTGCGCGGATGA
- a CDS encoding SIS domain-containing protein → MKTSQQIAMETIACELRGLESLREAFAGPLGDAFAHAVNVIADAPGRVIVTGVGKSGHIARKLAATLASTGKPAHFVHPSDASHGDLGMIRENDVVFALSWSGESSELSDIVSHSRRFNVPLIVSTGNAESTLAKAADVVLALPQCEEACVDLMAPTTSTTMQLALGDALAASLVNKTNFSREDFHALHPGGRLGTRLLRVRTLMHAGEEVPLLREDASLSDAIVRMTSGRFGITGVLNAEEKLVGSITDGDLRRAFSHGFHDRPAKDVMGRTPRVIAPDEFAHRALARMNAESITSLFVVEEGRVVGILHIHDLLRAGLV, encoded by the coding sequence ATGAAGACTTCGCAACAAATTGCGATGGAGACAATAGCCTGCGAACTTCGCGGTCTTGAGTCGTTGCGTGAAGCGTTTGCCGGTCCGCTGGGTGATGCATTTGCGCATGCAGTGAATGTGATTGCCGATGCGCCCGGACGCGTGATTGTTACCGGCGTGGGGAAGAGTGGGCACATTGCGCGGAAGCTTGCGGCGACGCTTGCTTCCACAGGAAAGCCTGCGCACTTCGTTCATCCTTCGGATGCAAGTCACGGTGACCTGGGCATGATTCGCGAGAACGACGTGGTGTTTGCATTGTCATGGTCGGGTGAGTCGTCAGAATTATCGGATATCGTTTCGCATTCGCGAAGATTCAACGTGCCGTTGATCGTGAGCACGGGCAATGCTGAGAGCACGCTGGCGAAAGCGGCGGATGTGGTGTTGGCCTTGCCGCAATGCGAAGAAGCCTGTGTGGATTTGATGGCTCCCACGACGAGCACCACGATGCAACTGGCGTTGGGCGATGCGCTGGCCGCATCGTTAGTGAACAAAACGAACTTTTCCAGGGAAGACTTCCACGCATTGCATCCTGGTGGTCGTCTGGGGACACGGTTACTGCGTGTTCGTACGCTGATGCATGCCGGGGAGGAAGTCCCGTTGCTGCGGGAAGATGCTTCACTCTCCGATGCGATTGTGCGCATGACCAGCGGGCGCTTTGGCATTACCGGCGTGTTGAATGCGGAAGAAAAGCTGGTGGGTTCGATCACGGACGGCGATCTGCGCCGTGCGTTTTCGCACGGGTTTCATGATCGCCCCGCAAAGGATGTGATGGGTCGAACGCCCCGCGTCATTGCGCCAGACGAGTTTGCACATCGTGCGTTGGCGCGTATGAATGCCGAGTCGATTACAAGTCTGTTTGTCGTGGAAGAGGGAAGGGTCGTGGGCATTCTACATATCCACGATCTGCTGCGTGCCGGGCTCGTTTAG
- a CDS encoding glycoside hydrolase family 130 protein, translating into MGIRCGGSVRLGLAAGVAVFFGLGAAAVAQSPFGTWTRPVDQPVIRPVKDSTFADPITGKMVHWQALHTFNPAAIVRNGKVYVLYRAEDDSGSRMIGGHVSRLGLAVSNDGIHFQQMPEPVLFPAKDTQEDRESPGGVEDPRIVESPDGTYVLTYTQWSRKLDRYSVGIATSRDLTHWQKQGPAFLGAYSGRYDTYKYKSAAILTERKGDKLVATKVKGTYWMFWGDLGIRMATSDDLIHWTPVESSPGEVKVVLKPRPGLPDSDFPEAGPPPVLTKQGIVMLYNGKNKDGEGRDPKLKAGTYAVLQAVLSADNPEKILERGDAPVFQPQLPFEQSGQYAAGTTFSEGLVFFKGKWWMYYGCADSFVGVATAVVR; encoded by the coding sequence ATGGGAATCCGCTGCGGAGGCAGTGTGCGTTTGGGGTTGGCGGCAGGTGTCGCGGTATTTTTCGGTTTGGGAGCGGCTGCGGTAGCACAGTCTCCGTTTGGAACATGGACGCGACCGGTGGATCAGCCAGTGATTCGTCCGGTCAAGGACTCTACGTTTGCCGACCCAATTACCGGGAAAATGGTGCATTGGCAGGCCCTGCACACCTTCAACCCCGCGGCCATTGTGCGCAATGGCAAGGTATATGTCCTTTATCGTGCGGAAGATGACTCTGGATCGAGGATGATCGGCGGCCACGTTTCGCGGCTTGGTCTGGCGGTGAGCAATGACGGTATCCATTTTCAGCAGATGCCGGAGCCGGTGCTGTTTCCCGCGAAAGACACACAGGAAGATCGAGAGTCGCCCGGTGGCGTGGAGGACCCGCGCATCGTGGAATCACCCGACGGAACCTACGTGTTGACGTACACACAGTGGTCGCGGAAGCTCGACCGATATTCGGTCGGTATCGCCACGTCACGCGATCTGACGCACTGGCAGAAGCAGGGGCCGGCGTTTCTGGGGGCGTATAGCGGGCGGTATGACACGTACAAATACAAGTCAGCCGCGATCCTGACCGAGCGCAAAGGCGACAAGCTGGTTGCCACCAAAGTAAAGGGCACGTACTGGATGTTCTGGGGTGATCTGGGCATACGGATGGCGACTTCCGATGATTTGATTCACTGGACGCCGGTGGAATCGTCTCCGGGCGAGGTAAAGGTCGTCCTGAAGCCGAGGCCGGGACTGCCGGACAGCGATTTTCCTGAAGCCGGACCGCCGCCGGTGCTGACGAAGCAAGGCATTGTGATGCTCTACAACGGCAAGAACAAGGATGGTGAAGGCCGCGATCCGAAACTGAAGGCCGGAACCTATGCCGTGCTGCAGGCGGTGCTGTCCGCGGACAATCCAGAGAAGATTCTGGAGCGGGGCGATGCACCGGTGTTTCAACCGCAATTACCGTTTGAACAGAGCGGCCAGTATGCCGCGGGAACCACGTTCTCTGAAGGGTTGGTGTTTTTCAAGGGCAAGTGGTGGATGTACTACGGCTGCGCGGACTCGTTTGTTGGCGTGGCGACGGCAGTCGTCAGGTAA
- a CDS encoding amino acid permease gives MGIGAVIGSGIFTVIGTAIAGNPATTATFWDSPVIDFVLHHGAVSGRPGAGPALAISMILVAIVCAFTGLCYAELSSMIPIAGSAYTYTYATLGELIAWIIGWDLILEYAFSNMSVSVGFAAHVVDLMDWMGFHFHPKWLSPAYLPLGLQDLQGHDIYKSGWHFGFNIPAFLIVIILTMILVRGIRESAKTNNIMVLVKIAAILIFIFAGISFIHPGNYHPFSPNGWPGVLAGGSIIFFTYIGFDSVSTASEECKQPQRDVPIGIIATLIVCTILYIGVALVLTGMVPWFSVAGDAAPVVNALKRLSTDTHSTKLHIVRLIVLLGALVGMISSILVFQLGQARVWFAMSRDRLLPDIFSRVHPRYRTPAFATWVAGILVAIPAGLFDVGTLAELSNIGTLFAFVLVSIGVIVLRRRQPERYRGFRVPGGPVIPTLSVLFCILLMSGLPIRTWERFFIWLVIGLFVYFFYSRKRSEFARLQG, from the coding sequence CTGGGCATTGGCGCCGTCATCGGCAGCGGCATCTTCACCGTCATCGGCACCGCTATCGCGGGGAATCCCGCCACCACGGCCACCTTCTGGGATTCTCCTGTCATCGATTTCGTACTGCATCACGGCGCAGTTTCCGGGCGCCCCGGTGCCGGTCCGGCGTTGGCCATTTCGATGATCCTGGTGGCCATCGTCTGCGCCTTCACAGGCCTTTGTTATGCCGAGCTTTCGAGCATGATCCCCATCGCCGGATCGGCCTACACCTATACCTATGCCACGCTGGGCGAATTGATTGCGTGGATCATCGGCTGGGACCTCATCCTGGAATACGCCTTCTCCAACATGAGCGTCAGTGTGGGCTTCGCAGCGCACGTGGTTGATCTTATGGACTGGATGGGCTTTCACTTCCATCCGAAGTGGCTTTCCCCCGCCTATCTTCCGCTCGGCCTGCAGGACCTGCAGGGCCACGACATCTACAAGTCCGGCTGGCACTTCGGTTTCAACATCCCTGCGTTCCTCATCGTCATCATCCTCACGATGATCCTGGTACGCGGCATCCGTGAATCGGCCAAAACCAACAACATCATGGTGCTGGTGAAGATTGCAGCCATCCTCATCTTCATCTTTGCGGGTATCAGCTTCATCCATCCCGGTAACTATCATCCGTTCTCGCCGAACGGCTGGCCCGGTGTGCTTGCCGGTGGATCGATCATCTTCTTCACCTACATTGGTTTTGATTCGGTCTCCACGGCCAGCGAAGAATGCAAACAGCCACAGCGCGACGTACCCATCGGCATCATCGCCACGCTTATCGTCTGCACAATTCTGTACATCGGCGTCGCGCTTGTTCTTACCGGCATGGTGCCGTGGTTCTCTGTCGCGGGCGATGCTGCACCGGTAGTGAATGCGCTGAAGCGTCTGAGCACAGATACGCACTCCACCAAACTGCACATCGTGCGACTGATCGTTCTCCTCGGCGCACTGGTCGGTATGATCTCGTCCATACTGGTCTTCCAGTTAGGACAGGCACGCGTATGGTTCGCCATGAGCCGCGATCGTCTGCTGCCGGACATCTTCTCCAGGGTGCACCCTCGCTACCGCACACCCGCCTTTGCAACATGGGTGGCAGGCATCCTCGTCGCAATTCCTGCGGGATTGTTTGACGTAGGTACACTCGCTGAACTCTCGAATATCGGCACGCTCTTCGCCTTTGTTCTGGTCAGTATTGGCGTAATCGTTCTGCGTCGTCGTCAGCCGGAGCGTTATCGCGGATTTCGCGTCCCGGGCGGCCCCGTGATTCCAACACTCAGCGTGCTCTTCTGCATCCTACTGATGAGCGGACTTCCCATTCGCACCTGGGAACGCTTCTTCATCTGGCTCGTCATCGGCCTGTTTGTCTACTTCTTCTACAGCCGTAAGCGCAGCGAATTTGCGCGCTTGCAGGGATAA
- a CDS encoding acyltransferase family protein yields MKHSPVIPEESVSLRPETKPQRREIELDFIRGIAILMVVDFHSSYILFWPFLRLGWPAFGTAGVDIFFVLSGFLVGGLLLKEWKVRGNINIKRFLVRRGLKIWPQYYIFLIASLLTGRHTFRFLLGNFLNIQNYMGGIAHTWTLAVEEHAYLLLMTLLFLAASFKLQWRTVFCIVAALAAFTIGRSFWISCVYHVDSYTFTFTRLHGILFGVLLAMLFHFAPKTFSRVQNMRPLWIAVISLTLLFFRLSIHQAWAPPLWTLLADLSGVALFLLLYRPGHRHSWLYRAVAWIGVYSYGIYLWHVSTSTSIYSLTHRFWPAHEAAANRILAPIAGILVGILMTRLIEFPTLALRDKFFPRLVDSAAGVPAVKEPPLAIATPSPE; encoded by the coding sequence ATGAAGCACAGCCCAGTGATTCCAGAAGAATCAGTTTCTTTGCGTCCAGAAACAAAGCCACAGCGGCGTGAAATCGAATTGGACTTCATTCGAGGAATCGCGATCCTCATGGTGGTTGACTTCCACTCGTCCTACATACTCTTCTGGCCTTTTCTGCGCTTGGGGTGGCCTGCCTTCGGTACAGCGGGCGTCGATATATTTTTTGTACTCAGCGGATTTCTTGTGGGCGGTTTGCTGCTCAAAGAATGGAAGGTTCGCGGAAACATCAATATCAAGCGTTTCCTCGTGCGCCGTGGCCTGAAGATCTGGCCGCAGTACTACATCTTTCTGATTGCAAGTCTTCTAACCGGTCGTCATACGTTCCGGTTTCTCTTGGGTAACTTCCTTAACATTCAGAACTACATGGGTGGCATCGCCCATACATGGACACTCGCTGTTGAGGAACACGCCTATCTTCTGCTGATGACTCTGCTCTTCCTTGCCGCATCATTCAAGTTGCAGTGGCGCACTGTCTTCTGCATCGTGGCGGCATTGGCGGCATTCACAATTGGTCGTAGTTTTTGGATTTCCTGCGTCTACCATGTGGATAGCTACACATTCACATTCACCCGGCTTCACGGCATTCTTTTCGGTGTTCTCCTTGCGATGCTTTTTCACTTCGCACCGAAAACCTTCTCCCGTGTGCAGAATATGCGTCCACTCTGGATCGCGGTCATCAGTCTCACGCTTCTCTTTTTCCGCCTTTCAATACATCAGGCATGGGCACCACCCCTATGGACTCTTCTTGCTGATTTGAGTGGTGTTGCGCTTTTTCTATTGCTCTACCGCCCCGGCCATCGCCACTCCTGGCTTTATCGCGCGGTCGCCTGGATCGGCGTCTATTCGTACGGTATTTATCTCTGGCACGTCTCCACCTCAACGTCCATCTATTCGCTGACACATCGTTTTTGGCCAGCGCACGAAGCCGCAGCGAACCGCATCCTTGCTCCCATTGCGGGCATATTGGTCGGGATACTTATGACCCGGCTGATTGAATTCCCGACATTGGCACTCCGAGACAAGTTCTTCCCTCGCCTGGTGGATTCCGCTGCTGGGGTGCCTGCTGTCAAAGAGCCACCCTTGGCCATCGCCACGCCCTCGCCAGAATGA
- a CDS encoding N-acetyltransferase family protein: protein MIRSVQESDISAICDVYNHFILETMTTFEESPVDFATIRQRIAKIQQAGLPWLVAEVNDQVLGYAYASPWRERSAYRFSVESSIYLHPQRIGAGVGSRLYAALLDELRARGVHCVMGGIALPNPASIALSEKFGFQKVAHFHQVGWKQNRWIDVGYWQLLL from the coding sequence ATGATCCGGAGCGTTCAGGAGAGTGACATTTCGGCAATCTGTGATGTCTATAACCACTTCATCCTTGAGACCATGACCACTTTCGAGGAAAGTCCCGTGGACTTTGCCACCATCCGGCAAAGGATCGCAAAGATTCAGCAAGCAGGGCTCCCCTGGCTGGTTGCCGAGGTAAACGATCAGGTTCTTGGTTACGCTTACGCCTCTCCCTGGCGGGAACGCTCCGCGTACAGGTTCTCCGTGGAGAGCAGCATCTATCTTCATCCGCAACGAATTGGAGCCGGGGTTGGCAGCAGGCTGTATGCCGCATTACTCGATGAACTACGCGCAAGAGGCGTTCATTGCGTCATGGGCGGCATCGCTCTTCCGAACCCGGCAAGCATTGCCCTCAGTGAAAAGTTCGGCTTTCAAAAGGTCGCGCATTTTCATCAGGTTGGGTGGAAGCAAAATAGATGGATCGACGTAGGTTATTGGCAATTGCTGCTATAG
- the add gene encoding adenosine deaminase: MAILSQREWLSGLPKCELHLHLEGTIVPDTLVRLSQRNDAEPLTLRAAEKLYVYEDFVGFLMAFKAVSERIQTPADYELITYEMVHRLSQQGVRHAEVYISVGILLRFKQQITVEDMMAAVERGRELAEQDFGTTVFWIFDAVRHFGVQEAAVVFAKAAELKQKYPSIIGIGIGGDEARGPAAEFKDLYAEAKATGLHLTVHAGESVPATSIWSAINIGAERIGHALTAVDDPELLDVLAEKQIPLELNVTSNLRTGCCKSIDTHPVRHYFERGLMITLNSDDPPMFGANLLDEYETVQREFEFTNEQMRELAANSVEASFLPPARKIALLAEVERYR; encoded by the coding sequence ATGGCAATTCTTTCTCAACGCGAATGGCTAAGCGGTCTCCCCAAATGCGAGTTGCATCTACATCTGGAAGGCACCATCGTGCCCGATACCCTGGTGCGTTTGTCGCAACGCAATGATGCTGAACCGCTAACGCTTCGCGCCGCAGAAAAGCTCTATGTCTACGAAGATTTCGTTGGCTTCCTGATGGCCTTCAAGGCCGTAAGCGAACGCATTCAAACACCGGCTGATTACGAGCTGATCACCTACGAGATGGTGCATCGCCTCAGCCAGCAGGGCGTTCGTCATGCCGAGGTCTACATCTCCGTTGGCATACTTCTGCGATTCAAGCAGCAGATCACCGTGGAAGACATGATGGCCGCCGTGGAACGTGGACGCGAACTTGCCGAACAGGACTTCGGCACCACTGTCTTTTGGATCTTCGATGCCGTCCGCCACTTCGGCGTTCAGGAAGCTGCCGTGGTATTTGCAAAAGCCGCAGAGTTGAAACAGAAATATCCCAGCATCATTGGTATTGGTATTGGCGGCGACGAAGCACGTGGCCCTGCCGCAGAGTTCAAAGATCTCTACGCAGAAGCCAAGGCTACCGGGCTACACCTGACCGTACATGCGGGTGAGAGTGTTCCTGCAACAAGCATCTGGAGCGCGATCAACATTGGCGCAGAACGCATTGGCCACGCGTTGACGGCAGTGGATGATCCTGAATTACTCGACGTTCTTGCAGAGAAACAGATTCCGCTTGAACTGAACGTCACCAGCAATCTGCGCACAGGCTGTTGTAAATCGATCGACACGCATCCGGTGCGCCACTATTTTGAGCGTGGCCTGATGATTACGCTCAACTCCGACGATCCACCGATGTTCGGCGCAAATCTGCTCGATGAGTACGAAACCGTGCAACGTGAGTTCGAATTCACCAACGAGCAGATGCGCGAACTGGCAGCAAACTCTGTGGAAGCCAGCTTCCTTCCGCCCGCACGCAAGATCGCTCTACTGGCCGAAGTGGAACGCTATCGCTAA
- a CDS encoding ribonuclease T: protein MSLDQQPPHHKTRAIPKDSKIYRTVIHAYVYSQFTEKPMRRSYLLSAFVIAASVLGHITPRASAQEIKSAPGQFDYYVLNLSWAPAFCDNMKTLSPNERDSAGKDMECSAPHAFVLHGLWPQNFNGTYPSSCAYRPGPRNPERNLDMTPNLSLLKHEWNKHGTCTTLSPEGFFGTARQAYTSVTIPEFFQSLDHQAQMTPAQILTLFYKANPTFPQGSFNLSCGNNQLTAIEACFDKDIHAIACQSLRACRANSVKIIPQNNGGIVQ from the coding sequence ATGTCTCTTGATCAGCAACCACCGCACCACAAAACACGCGCCATTCCTAAGGATTCGAAGATTTACAGAACCGTCATACACGCATACGTTTACTCTCAATTTACGGAGAAGCCGATGCGACGTTCCTACTTACTGTCCGCTTTTGTAATTGCAGCGTCCGTTCTTGGACACATAACACCACGAGCTTCAGCACAAGAGATCAAATCAGCGCCGGGCCAGTTTGATTACTACGTATTGAATTTGTCGTGGGCGCCTGCCTTCTGCGACAACATGAAGACGCTAAGTCCTAATGAGCGGGATAGCGCGGGAAAAGATATGGAGTGTTCCGCGCCACATGCATTTGTGCTTCACGGATTGTGGCCGCAGAACTTTAACGGAACGTATCCTTCCTCCTGTGCATATCGCCCCGGCCCTCGGAACCCCGAACGCAATCTGGACATGACGCCGAACCTCTCGCTGCTGAAGCATGAATGGAATAAGCACGGCACCTGTACCACTTTGTCACCGGAAGGCTTCTTCGGCACAGCTCGCCAGGCTTATACATCGGTTACCATTCCAGAGTTCTTCCAGTCTCTGGACCACCAGGCGCAGATGACGCCGGCGCAGATCCTCACACTGTTCTACAAAGCGAACCCGACATTCCCACAGGGCAGCTTTAACCTCTCCTGCGGCAACAACCAACTCACGGCCATCGAGGCGTGCTTTGACAAAGACATCCACGCCATTGCCTGCCAGAGCCTGCGTGCCTGCCGCGCGAACAGCGTGAAAATCATTCCACAGAACAACGGTGGCATCGTCCAGTAG